From uncultured Desulfobacter sp.:
CCCGGACTGCACCATGCTCACCACGGAGACAATTTCATTCACATTGAGTTCAAAATGCTCAAGGATAAACAAAAGCCGCAGTCGGGTGGGATCAGATAAGGCTTTAAACTGTTTAATTATTTCCATAAAAGTAATGGGTGACTCTTAGGATTGAATACTGATCTGGTCACCAAAATTCATAATTTTGCATTCAATGCCATTGGCACTGATTTTGGCACAGAAATCTTCAGGATTTGCCCTGATCACATCAAATGTGTTGTAGTGCATGGGAACGGCCTGAACCGGTTTTACAAAATCACAGGCCATGGCTGCATCTTCAACTCCCATGGTGAAGTTGCCGCCGATGGGCACCATCATGGTATGAATATTGTCAAGCTGCCCAATAAGCTTCATATCGGAAAATAAGCCGGTATCACCGGTATGATAGAGGCTTGTCCCATTTATGGTGATCACAAATCCCGTGGGTGTGCCGTGGCAGACATTATCCGGGGTTACTGAACTGTGAAGGGCCTGGGTCAGCTTAATCCTGCCGAATTCAAACTCAAAGGCGCCGCCGATGTGCATTCTATGGACGCTAAGGCCCTTACCTTCCAAATAAAGGCCAAGTTCGTTTTCGCAGATGCATAGAGCATTGCATCTTTGGGCAATGTCCAGGGTATTGCCAAGGTGATCCCAGTGGCCATGGCTGATCAAAATATAGTCTGCGTCAACATCTTCAGCCTTAACCGGTGAGGTGGGATTATCATCAAAAAATGGGTCAATAAGAATTTTCAAACCGTCATCACAGGTAATCTGAAAAGCGGAGTGGGAAAAATATCTAAGTTTCATGACAGAGGCCTTCTTGAAAGGATGAAATATCGTTTAACTTACGCTGACGA
This genomic window contains:
- a CDS encoding metal-dependent hydrolase translates to MKLRYFSHSAFQITCDDGLKILIDPFFDDNPTSPVKAEDVDADYILISHGHWDHLGNTLDIAQRCNALCICENELGLYLEGKGLSVHRMHIGGAFEFEFGRIKLTQALHSSVTPDNVCHGTPTGFVITINGTSLYHTGDTGLFSDMKLIGQLDNIHTMMVPIGGNFTMGVEDAAMACDFVKPVQAVPMHYNTFDVIRANPEDFCAKISANGIECKIMNFGDQISIQS